In the genome of Halobacterium noricense, one region contains:
- a CDS encoding DUF3179 domain-containing (seleno)protein, producing the protein MSTDPPDLQEYVEQLLVRDADAHADAVDALAEHGDERVVPHLLEVLVIDAIGNDWAQFGFPEVLRSRDPPRYLDLPDVRWSGVRDALADLAEPSFDSDHAWVEWESWYSQQDIEPLAGFDEWKLRLYKSYLPPVGGLLDAEPRNFDLQAIRWGNCDRSFLAALNAPDFLPAAEGSYLDDEDTVFGFEIEGTQYAVPREVLFPHELLNVTLDGTPVSLTYCTLCNAPILYDRRVDVGDHDVLTFGSTGMLASGNKVMYDEETETLWDQHAGVPTAGQYLEEHPDLALDQFAVTQTTYGEWRAEYPETRVLDPDTGYDYDYSHYDDHIGFFRHYWNNEDVVQPGVQQVDGELPEKADVYGLVSEDASEVWVIPVDEFDDPLVSTVDGREVVVIRDATGDVAVYEAPPTPVERDEGVLVDADGTAWTVTRNELRADGATRERIPGRHGLWFAFRTHYDDAHVLR; encoded by the coding sequence ATGTCGACCGATCCGCCAGACCTGCAGGAGTACGTCGAGCAGTTGCTCGTCCGCGACGCAGACGCACACGCCGACGCCGTCGACGCGCTCGCCGAGCACGGCGACGAGCGCGTCGTCCCGCATCTGCTGGAAGTGCTCGTCATCGACGCTATCGGCAACGACTGGGCGCAGTTCGGCTTCCCGGAAGTCCTCCGGAGCCGCGACCCGCCGCGCTACCTCGACCTCCCCGACGTCCGGTGGTCGGGCGTCCGTGATGCGCTCGCCGACCTCGCGGAGCCGAGTTTCGACTCCGACCACGCGTGGGTCGAGTGGGAGTCGTGGTACTCACAGCAGGACATCGAGCCCCTGGCGGGCTTCGACGAGTGGAAGCTCCGCCTCTACAAGTCCTACCTGCCGCCCGTTGGCGGCCTGCTCGACGCCGAACCACGGAACTTCGACCTCCAGGCGATTCGCTGGGGGAACTGCGACCGCTCGTTCCTCGCGGCGCTGAACGCCCCCGACTTCCTGCCCGCTGCCGAGGGCAGCTACCTCGACGACGAGGACACCGTCTTCGGCTTCGAAATCGAGGGCACGCAGTACGCCGTCCCGCGAGAGGTGCTGTTCCCGCACGAACTGCTGAACGTCACCCTCGACGGCACTCCCGTGAGCCTGACGTACTGCACGCTGTGCAACGCGCCGATTCTGTATGACCGGAGAGTCGACGTCGGCGACCACGACGTGCTCACGTTCGGGAGTACGGGGATGCTCGCATCCGGGAACAAGGTGATGTACGACGAGGAGACCGAGACGCTGTGGGACCAGCACGCTGGCGTGCCGACCGCGGGACAGTACCTCGAAGAGCACCCGGACCTCGCGCTCGACCAGTTCGCCGTCACGCAGACGACGTACGGCGAGTGGCGCGCCGAGTACCCCGAGACGCGCGTGCTCGACCCTGACACCGGCTACGACTACGACTACAGCCACTACGACGACCACATCGGGTTCTTCCGACATTACTGGAACAACGAGGACGTCGTTCAGCCCGGCGTCCAGCAAGTCGACGGCGAACTCCCGGAGAAGGCCGACGTCTACGGCCTCGTCTCCGAGGACGCCAGCGAAGTCTGGGTAATTCCCGTCGACGAGTTCGACGACCCGCTCGTCAGTACGGTCGACGGCCGCGAGGTCGTCGTCATTCGGGACGCGACCGGCGACGTCGCCGTCTACGAGGCACCGCCGACGCCGGTCGAACGCGACGAGGGTGTGCTCGTCGACGCCGACGGCACAGCGTGGACGGTCACGCGCAACGAACTCCGCGCCGACGGAGCGACGCGCGAACGGATTCCCGGCCGCCACGGCCTCTGGTTCGCGTTCCGAACGCATTACGACGACGCACACGTCCTCCGGTAG
- a CDS encoding ABC transporter ATP-binding protein, translating to MLEVDGIDVAYGDVQVVWDVSFSVTEGETVALLGANGAGKTTVLKTICGPLTPSDGEITFQGESVGHLQQDEVVPEGVTHIPEGREIFSDSTVRENLRLGAYTNRDGMSEHLERVYEIFPRLEERKGQKAGTLSGGEQQMLAIGRGLMSDPDLILLDEASLGLAPVLVEDVFDAIERINEEGTTVLLVEQDVNNALRIADRGYVLESGRMTLSGDAEELATDDRVAASYLGG from the coding sequence CTGCTCGAAGTAGACGGTATCGACGTCGCGTACGGTGACGTGCAGGTCGTCTGGGACGTCAGCTTCTCGGTGACGGAAGGCGAAACCGTCGCGCTGCTGGGCGCGAACGGAGCCGGGAAGACGACCGTGCTGAAGACAATCTGTGGCCCGCTCACCCCCAGCGACGGCGAAATAACGTTTCAGGGCGAGTCCGTCGGCCACCTCCAGCAGGACGAGGTCGTCCCCGAGGGCGTCACGCACATCCCCGAAGGCCGGGAAATCTTCTCGGACAGCACCGTCCGCGAGAATCTCCGGCTGGGCGCGTACACGAACCGCGACGGCATGAGCGAGCACCTCGAACGCGTGTACGAAATCTTCCCGCGCCTCGAGGAGCGGAAAGGCCAGAAGGCGGGGACGCTCTCCGGCGGCGAACAGCAGATGCTCGCCATCGGCCGCGGGCTGATGAGCGACCCGGACCTCATCCTGCTCGACGAGGCCAGTCTCGGGCTCGCGCCCGTGCTCGTCGAGGACGTCTTCGACGCCATCGAACGCATCAACGAGGAAGGGACGACGGTGTTGCTCGTCGAGCAGGACGTCAACAACGCGCTCCGCATCGCCGACCGCGGCTACGTTCTCGAATCCGGCCGGATGACGCTCTCGGGCGACGCCGAAGAGCTCGCGACCGACGACCGCGTCGCGGCGTCGTACCTCGGCGGCTAA
- a CDS encoding ABC transporter substrate-binding protein: MVDSDRSQSRRTYLKTLGAAGTVGMSGLAGCTLLGGSGGGGETVTIAATIPESGQFSSLGAAVKRGYELGVAMMDEALDQDVELIMQDDESDPEVVRQSLTQITSNNEVDMIWGSFSSLLVTAGSAFAEGQGIPFIGAFFAYEAPHRNEGYEWTYSPFPKSRDVARSTAGLLDLIPESERPSNVGLWEPNSGWGEEQADYWEQTLTDAGYDVVLRETFSLGNQDFATLISQSESANVEALLSTPTPPGGITAVNQMQENNWSPDVLKFVRAADPTAWWSALGESGAYACMCPGWVPGLTGGGNEAMWSAYEEEYGLDDGELIRTPVGGAYNVAQTALQAIEGSSSTDPGALQETLRSAEFETVIGSFGFENNGLPSEGDLTAPTGQWWEGNQHTVYPDADGRGAIDFQYPIPPWSER, from the coding sequence ATGGTGGACAGTGACAGGTCCCAGAGCAGGCGTACGTATCTCAAAACACTCGGCGCAGCCGGCACCGTCGGCATGTCCGGACTCGCTGGCTGTACCCTCCTCGGCGGCAGTGGTGGAGGCGGCGAGACCGTCACGATAGCAGCAACGATCCCCGAATCCGGCCAGTTCTCCTCGCTGGGCGCGGCGGTCAAGCGCGGGTACGAACTCGGCGTCGCCATGATGGACGAAGCGCTCGACCAAGACGTCGAGCTCATCATGCAGGACGACGAGAGCGACCCCGAAGTCGTCCGGCAGAGCCTCACCCAGATTACGAGCAACAACGAAGTCGACATGATCTGGGGGAGCTTCTCCAGCCTCCTCGTGACTGCCGGCTCCGCGTTCGCGGAGGGACAAGGAATCCCGTTCATCGGCGCGTTCTTCGCCTACGAGGCCCCGCACCGCAACGAAGGATACGAGTGGACGTACTCGCCGTTCCCGAAGTCCCGCGACGTCGCGCGCTCGACGGCGGGCCTGCTCGACCTCATCCCCGAGAGCGAGCGCCCGAGCAACGTCGGCCTCTGGGAGCCCAACAGCGGCTGGGGCGAAGAGCAGGCCGACTACTGGGAGCAGACGCTCACGGACGCCGGTTACGACGTCGTGCTCCGGGAGACGTTCTCGCTGGGCAACCAGGACTTCGCGACGCTCATCTCCCAGTCCGAGAGCGCGAACGTCGAGGCGCTGCTGTCGACGCCGACGCCGCCCGGCGGCATCACCGCCGTCAACCAGATGCAGGAGAACAACTGGTCGCCGGACGTGCTGAAGTTCGTCCGCGCCGCGGACCCGACGGCGTGGTGGTCCGCACTCGGCGAGTCGGGCGCGTACGCCTGCATGTGCCCCGGCTGGGTGCCCGGCCTCACCGGCGGCGGCAACGAGGCGATGTGGTCGGCCTACGAGGAGGAGTACGGGCTCGACGACGGCGAACTCATCCGGACGCCCGTCGGCGGCGCGTACAACGTCGCCCAGACCGCGCTCCAGGCAATCGAGGGCTCGAGTTCCACGGACCCGGGCGCGCTCCAGGAGACGCTGCGCTCCGCGGAGTTCGAGACGGTCATCGGCTCGTTCGGCTTCGAGAACAACGGCCTGCCCTCCGAAGGCGACCTCACGGCACCGACCGGTCAGTGGTGGGAAGGCAACCAGCACACGGTCTACCCCGATGCGGACGGCCGCGGGGCCATCGACTTCCAGTACCCGATTCCGCCGTGGAGCGAACGGTAA
- a CDS encoding fumarylacetoacetate hydrolase family protein: MRFVRFNEDRLGLLTDDDGVVDLTDRLGIDAADPLVEYINGDYDASEYADAEPDYDRDEVELGSPVERPGKVIAAPLNYENHIEEALADRDITTEEWFSIEDKGYFLKAPSSVVGSDHGVELPFSDRRVDHEIELAFVMGEDVKDVDAEDAWDHIFGYTILLDISVRGDQDRSNRKSYDTFTVIGPAVVTADEIEDPQDLQMELELNGDREQYENTGDMVYTCADIVEYASLGATIEAGDVITTGTPEGVSELSDGDTIDAEIEDVGRMLVDVTERDVRFEDVHVTKGGQE; encoded by the coding sequence ATGCGATTCGTTCGCTTCAACGAGGACCGACTGGGCTTGCTCACCGACGACGACGGCGTCGTCGACCTCACCGACCGCCTCGGCATCGACGCCGCCGACCCGCTCGTCGAGTACATCAACGGCGACTACGACGCCAGCGAGTACGCCGACGCGGAACCGGACTACGACCGCGACGAGGTCGAACTCGGCTCCCCCGTCGAGCGCCCCGGGAAGGTCATCGCAGCGCCGCTGAACTACGAGAACCACATCGAGGAGGCGCTGGCCGACCGCGACATCACCACCGAGGAGTGGTTCAGCATCGAGGACAAGGGCTACTTCCTGAAAGCGCCCTCCAGCGTCGTCGGCTCCGACCACGGCGTCGAACTGCCGTTCTCGGACCGCCGCGTCGACCACGAAATCGAGCTCGCGTTCGTCATGGGCGAGGACGTCAAAGACGTCGACGCCGAGGACGCCTGGGACCACATCTTCGGGTACACGATTCTGCTGGACATCTCCGTGCGCGGCGACCAGGACCGCTCGAATCGGAAATCCTACGACACGTTCACGGTCATCGGCCCGGCGGTCGTCACGGCCGACGAAATCGAGGACCCGCAGGACCTCCAGATGGAGCTCGAACTGAACGGCGACCGCGAGCAGTACGAGAACACCGGTGACATGGTGTACACGTGCGCGGACATCGTCGAGTACGCCTCGCTGGGCGCGACCATCGAAGCCGGCGACGTCATCACCACGGGCACCCCCGAGGGCGTCAGCGAACTCTCCGACGGCGACACCATCGACGCCGAAATCGAGGACGTCGGCCGGATGCTCGTCGACGTCACCGAGCGCGACGTGCGCTTCGAGGACGTTCACGTGACGAAGGGCGGCCAGGAGTAG
- a CDS encoding CoA-binding protein yields the protein MNLQRLFRPERIAVVGASATEGKLGYEAMANAVEFEGTVYPVNPSGEGEVFGEPFVESVTDIEETVDLALLAVPAHVVPDVVEECGEAGVGGAVIYAGGFAEAGGEGEELQDAVVAAADEHDVALLGPNTSGFVAPASNLLASFAGGVERLRPGGVTILAQSGGVAHQLAFSAHREGRGVATMVGLGNRANVGFEEAIPYFDSDPNTDAIVLHVEGTDDGRALLEACRESDTPVVAYKVGQADVGDFAESHTGALTGDHALYTAGFAQYGVPTVESTTELFDGGQALANSPEPDGANVGVVTAQAGPGIIIADRLQRAGATLPDLAADTQDEVGEILPGITYAENPVDTGRPMPEFGDVVEAVAEDEHVDAVLVYELFEEALGFPQETLDGLAERVDKPVLFATEGPVESMSGDLDALRAADVPVFTSPERGADAAAVLARYATLDDAAADEEVSADV from the coding sequence GTGAACTTACAGCGCCTGTTCCGTCCCGAGCGTATCGCAGTCGTCGGTGCTTCCGCCACGGAAGGGAAGCTCGGCTACGAGGCGATGGCGAACGCCGTCGAGTTCGAGGGAACTGTCTACCCGGTGAACCCGTCCGGCGAGGGCGAAGTGTTCGGCGAGCCGTTCGTAGAGTCCGTCACCGACATCGAGGAGACCGTCGACCTCGCGCTGCTGGCGGTCCCCGCGCACGTCGTCCCGGACGTCGTCGAGGAGTGCGGCGAGGCCGGCGTCGGCGGCGCGGTCATCTACGCCGGCGGCTTCGCGGAGGCCGGCGGTGAGGGCGAGGAACTCCAGGACGCCGTCGTCGCGGCGGCCGACGAACACGACGTCGCGCTGCTCGGGCCGAACACCAGTGGGTTCGTCGCGCCCGCCAGCAATCTACTGGCGTCGTTTGCGGGCGGCGTCGAGCGCCTCCGCCCGGGCGGCGTGACGATTCTCGCGCAGAGCGGCGGGGTCGCCCACCAGTTGGCGTTCAGCGCGCACCGCGAGGGACGCGGCGTCGCGACGATGGTCGGCCTCGGGAACCGCGCGAACGTCGGCTTCGAGGAGGCCATCCCGTACTTCGACTCGGACCCGAACACGGACGCCATCGTCCTCCACGTCGAGGGGACCGACGACGGCCGCGCGCTCCTCGAAGCGTGCCGCGAGTCCGACACGCCGGTCGTCGCGTACAAGGTCGGGCAGGCCGACGTCGGCGACTTCGCGGAGTCCCACACGGGCGCGCTCACTGGCGACCACGCGCTCTACACCGCCGGCTTCGCGCAGTACGGCGTACCCACAGTCGAATCCACGACCGAACTGTTCGACGGCGGACAGGCGCTCGCGAACTCCCCGGAGCCCGACGGCGCGAACGTCGGCGTCGTCACCGCGCAGGCCGGCCCGGGCATCATCATCGCGGACCGCCTGCAGCGAGCGGGCGCGACGCTCCCCGACCTCGCCGCGGACACGCAGGACGAGGTCGGGGAGATTCTCCCCGGCATCACGTACGCGGAGAACCCCGTCGATACCGGGCGCCCGATGCCCGAGTTCGGTGACGTCGTGGAGGCCGTCGCGGAGGACGAGCACGTCGACGCCGTGCTCGTCTACGAACTGTTCGAGGAAGCGCTGGGCTTCCCGCAGGAGACCCTGGACGGCCTCGCCGAGCGCGTGGACAAGCCCGTCCTGTTCGCGACCGAAGGCCCAGTCGAGTCGATGTCCGGCGACCTCGACGCACTCAGAGCGGCCGACGTGCCCGTGTTCACGTCGCCGGAGCGCGGTGCGGACGCCGCTGCGGTGCTCGCGCGGTACGCGACACTGGACGACGCTGCCGCGGACGAGGAGGTGAGCGCCGATGTCTGA
- a CDS encoding acetate--CoA ligase family protein, with protein sequence MSEGPIAAAQADGRTTLTEAEAKSLLADAGIETPAFSVTADSDAAVDAAADIGFPVVVKVSSPSVTHKSEWAGGAGVAVGLDSAEAVRAAADAIFDAADARDIDADVLVEEARDVDAGTEVIVGGLRDPSFGPVVLTGLGGIFTEVYEDTSHRIAPIDAAEAREAIEELTAIELLEGYRGREPADVGALAEVVAAVGDLVDEHEAISEVDVNPVLATEEGAVALDALVVLGGE encoded by the coding sequence ATGTCTGAGGGCCCCATCGCGGCCGCGCAGGCCGATGGCCGCACCACGCTCACGGAAGCGGAGGCGAAGTCGCTGCTCGCGGACGCGGGCATCGAAACGCCCGCATTCTCGGTCACCGCAGATTCGGACGCGGCCGTCGACGCCGCCGCGGACATCGGCTTCCCGGTCGTCGTGAAGGTGTCCTCGCCCTCGGTCACGCACAAGAGCGAGTGGGCGGGCGGCGCGGGCGTCGCGGTCGGGCTGGACTCGGCGGAAGCAGTCCGGGCTGCTGCGGACGCCATCTTCGACGCGGCGGACGCACGCGACATCGACGCCGACGTGCTCGTGGAGGAGGCGCGGGACGTGGACGCCGGCACGGAAGTCATCGTCGGCGGGCTGCGCGACCCGTCGTTCGGCCCGGTCGTGCTGACCGGCTTGGGTGGTATCTTCACGGAGGTCTACGAGGACACCAGCCACCGCATCGCGCCAATCGACGCGGCGGAGGCCCGCGAGGCCATCGAGGAGTTGACCGCCATCGAACTGCTGGAGGGATACCGCGGCCGCGAGCCCGCTGACGTCGGCGCGCTCGCCGAGGTCGTGGCGGCGGTCGGCGACCTCGTCGACGAGCACGAGGCGATTTCGGAAGTGGACGTGAACCCGGTGCTGGCGACCGAGGAGGGCGCTGTGGCGCTTGACGCGCTCGTCGTGCTGGGGGGTGAGTGA
- a CDS encoding branched-chain amino acid ABC transporter permease has translation MVSLTEPFEGLFGNRRRLAVAIIGLLALAVIPFSTTAYVTDLVFTGLVFVVLGVSWNLVAGYAGQVSLGHHAFFGLGAFVSAWLTTPARAGLPEAIQSPALVAVAGGTLAAGLLALVLGPILFRLTGHYFAIGTLAVAAIIQLVLLDQRRFSGGSTGYYVQNNLSEPTVFLLMLAATVGVVLVTYAIVNSRSGLGMRAIHDDEDAASSLGVNPLRYKLLAFAVASAMAGLAGGFYAQFSLYVNPDSTLGVTWMVDTLVVVVLGGMGTMAGPLLGAGLFLTLDTVLRETAGEFATTIEGALIIIFVIFVPGGLYKLITNRSGGDESRETEGEAAAERAE, from the coding sequence ATGGTGTCACTCACTGAGCCTTTCGAGGGCCTGTTCGGGAACCGCCGCCGCCTCGCCGTCGCCATTATCGGCTTGCTCGCACTCGCCGTCATCCCGTTCTCGACGACGGCGTACGTCACCGACCTCGTGTTCACCGGGCTCGTCTTCGTCGTGTTGGGCGTGTCGTGGAACCTCGTCGCCGGCTACGCCGGCCAGGTCTCGCTCGGTCACCACGCGTTCTTCGGGCTCGGCGCGTTCGTCTCCGCGTGGTTGACCACGCCGGCGCGAGCAGGGCTCCCGGAAGCAATCCAGTCGCCGGCGCTGGTCGCCGTCGCCGGCGGGACGCTCGCCGCAGGCCTGCTCGCGCTCGTACTCGGGCCGATTCTGTTCCGCCTGACCGGCCACTACTTCGCCATCGGGACGCTCGCGGTCGCGGCAATCATCCAGCTCGTGTTGCTCGACCAGCGCCGGTTCTCCGGCGGGTCGACGGGCTACTACGTCCAGAACAACCTCAGCGAGCCGACAGTGTTCCTGCTGATGCTGGCCGCGACTGTCGGCGTCGTTCTCGTCACGTACGCTATCGTGAACAGCCGCTCCGGGCTGGGCATGCGTGCCATCCACGACGACGAGGACGCGGCTAGCAGCCTCGGCGTCAACCCGCTGCGGTACAAGCTGCTCGCGTTCGCTGTCGCCTCCGCGATGGCAGGGCTGGCTGGCGGGTTCTACGCGCAGTTCTCGCTGTACGTCAACCCCGACTCGACGCTCGGCGTCACGTGGATGGTGGACACGCTCGTCGTGGTCGTCCTCGGCGGCATGGGGACGATGGCCGGACCGCTGCTCGGCGCGGGCCTGTTCCTGACGCTGGACACGGTCCTGCGCGAGACGGCCGGCGAGTTCGCCACCACCATCGAGGGCGCGCTCATCATCATCTTCGTCATCTTCGTGCCGGGCGGCCTCTACAAGCTCATCACGAACCGCTCGGGCGGCGACGAATCCCGGGAGACTGAGGGAGAAGCCGCAGCCGAACGAGCCGAGTAA
- a CDS encoding acyl-CoA thioesterase yields the protein MAGYEREWTVRFSDTDPFGIAHYPRIVDALHETSDMFMQELGFPFWEISQEHGFGLPLVEMNFEFENPVEAGDEVTIELTPNPGGRSVRFEYVARCDGEVAFSGYEQRVCAHHGGGGSMELPDDLRAAFEAYAED from the coding sequence ATGGCGGGCTACGAGCGCGAGTGGACCGTGCGATTCTCGGACACGGACCCGTTCGGCATCGCGCACTACCCGCGCATCGTGGACGCGCTCCACGAGACCTCGGACATGTTCATGCAGGAACTCGGGTTCCCGTTCTGGGAGATCTCCCAGGAGCACGGGTTCGGGCTGCCGCTCGTGGAGATGAACTTCGAGTTCGAGAATCCTGTCGAAGCCGGCGACGAGGTGACCATCGAACTCACGCCGAATCCCGGCGGACGGAGTGTGCGCTTCGAGTACGTCGCGCGTTGTGACGGCGAGGTGGCGTTCTCGGGGTACGAGCAGCGGGTCTGCGCGCACCACGGCGGCGGCGGGTCGATGGAACTCCCCGACGACTTGCGCGCGGCGTTCGAGGCGTACGCCGAAGACTGA
- a CDS encoding branched-chain amino acid ABC transporter permease, with protein MVATDLLVQSLLNGLLLGGIYAVAALGLSLVFGIMDIVNLAHGHMLMVGAYVAIVLFTALGLTPIVGMVVAFAVLFVLGMALQRFVLEPVVGEGMEQPIIVLFGLALMLQSIGRIVVGSDAQATDIGIPGEAITIGAATLSFPRVVTFVLSIVLILGTWAFLKYTTTGLAIRATAQNSSAAQYMGIDTDNIYVLTLGIGTGLAGAAGALLSMLFPITPFVGWSYLLKAFAVVVLGGVGSVAGTLVGGLILGVSENVGVLYLGGGFRDIISFSIFVLVLLVRPHGLFGSSGGGE; from the coding sequence ATGGTAGCAACCGACCTACTCGTTCAGTCGCTGCTCAACGGCCTCCTCCTCGGCGGGATTTACGCCGTCGCCGCGCTCGGGCTCTCGCTCGTGTTCGGCATCATGGACATCGTCAATCTCGCCCACGGCCACATGCTGATGGTCGGCGCGTACGTCGCCATCGTCCTGTTCACGGCGCTCGGCCTCACGCCCATCGTCGGGATGGTCGTCGCGTTCGCCGTGCTGTTCGTGCTCGGCATGGCGCTCCAGCGATTCGTCCTCGAACCCGTCGTCGGCGAAGGCATGGAACAACCGATTATCGTCCTATTCGGGCTGGCACTGATGCTCCAGAGCATCGGCCGTATCGTCGTCGGGAGCGACGCACAGGCGACGGACATCGGCATCCCCGGCGAAGCCATCACCATCGGCGCGGCGACGCTGTCGTTCCCCCGCGTCGTGACGTTCGTGCTCTCTATCGTCCTCATCCTCGGAACGTGGGCGTTCCTGAAGTACACGACCACCGGACTGGCGATCCGCGCGACCGCCCAGAACAGCTCCGCTGCCCAGTACATGGGCATCGACACGGACAACATCTACGTGCTCACGCTCGGCATCGGCACCGGGCTCGCCGGCGCGGCGGGCGCGCTCCTCTCGATGCTGTTCCCGATTACGCCGTTCGTCGGCTGGTCGTACCTCCTGAAGGCGTTCGCCGTGGTCGTCCTCGGCGGCGTCGGCAGCGTCGCCGGCACGCTCGTCGGCGGGCTCATCCTCGGCGTCTCCGAGAACGTCGGCGTGCTCTACCTCGGCGGCGGCTTCCGGGACATCATCAGCTTCAGTATCTTCGTGCTGGTGTTGCTCGTGCGGCCACACGGCCTGTTCGGCAGCTCCGGGGGTGGTGAGTGA
- a CDS encoding cupin domain-containing protein, whose product MATQEPEDLLEMSADTRGLLDEHDLVPLWEVENDMGDLLDDIGANIWKWDDIQAAIDGIEEDVPIEDLPPGFQRRVAVPINAPHAISNTIYVGVQTVSPGETAPAHRHASSALRFTIDGHEDMKTVVAGEEFPMHDHDLITTPQWEWHDHVNDSDETAAWLDILDLPLFLDTLNNSHVFENHELERQPVTKTQGYWDSQYGRGRPTNEDDDGSIPGPFEGNREATPPYRFGWDEMLETLRQHADNDDPDPYDGHSLAYVNPATGEPPATPTMSFRAQLLQEATDRHFHNSTEVYFVIEGEGVTHVGDEALEWGEKDIFVVPPDEIHHHEPDSEEAILLGITDEPVLRALNFYAEAEPSS is encoded by the coding sequence ATGGCAACGCAAGAGCCAGAGGACCTCCTAGAGATGAGTGCGGACACGAGGGGGCTTCTCGACGAACACGACCTCGTCCCGTTGTGGGAGGTCGAGAACGACATGGGCGACCTCCTCGACGACATCGGGGCGAACATCTGGAAGTGGGACGACATCCAGGCCGCCATCGACGGCATCGAGGAAGACGTGCCTATCGAGGACCTGCCGCCGGGCTTCCAGCGCCGGGTCGCCGTCCCCATCAACGCGCCCCACGCGATTTCGAACACCATCTACGTGGGCGTCCAGACGGTGTCCCCCGGTGAGACTGCGCCCGCGCACCGCCACGCGTCGAGCGCGCTCCGGTTCACCATCGACGGCCACGAGGACATGAAGACGGTCGTCGCGGGCGAGGAGTTCCCGATGCACGACCACGACCTCATCACCACCCCGCAGTGGGAGTGGCACGACCACGTCAACGACTCCGACGAGACGGCGGCGTGGCTGGACATCCTCGACCTGCCGCTGTTCCTGGACACGCTGAACAACTCCCACGTCTTCGAGAACCACGAACTCGAACGCCAGCCGGTGACGAAGACGCAGGGCTACTGGGACTCCCAGTACGGCCGCGGCCGCCCGACCAACGAGGACGACGACGGTTCCATCCCCGGCCCCTTCGAGGGCAACCGAGAGGCGACGCCCCCGTACCGGTTCGGCTGGGACGAGATGCTGGAGACGCTGCGCCAGCACGCGGACAACGACGACCCGGACCCGTACGACGGCCACAGTCTCGCGTACGTCAACCCGGCGACGGGTGAGCCACCGGCGACGCCGACGATGTCGTTCCGCGCGCAACTCCTCCAGGAGGCCACCGACCGCCACTTCCACAACTCCACGGAGGTGTACTTCGTCATCGAGGGCGAAGGCGTCACCCACGTCGGCGACGAGGCCCTGGAGTGGGGCGAGAAGGACATCTTCGTCGTGCCGCCGGACGAGATTCACCACCACGAACCGGACAGCGAGGAAGCCATCCTGCTCGGCATCACCGACGAGCCGGTGCTGCGCGCGCTCAACTTCTACGCCGAAGCCGAGCCGTCCTCGTAA